A DNA window from Camelina sativa cultivar DH55 chromosome 17, Cs, whole genome shotgun sequence contains the following coding sequences:
- the LOC109129902 gene encoding putative nuclease HARBI1, with product MASSSNKFHYHYDPNNDSLNQYFQEQFNNQFEAVEEAIPVERKPREYIDRKREEGHERLWNDYFSDNPTYNAHHFQRRFRMNKPLFLRIVNRLSEEVPYFKPKKDATFRNGLSPLQQCTAAIRLLAYGTATDSVDEYIRLAACTARKCLEHFVVGIVDLFGTEYLRRPTAEDLQRLLFYGEQRGFPGMVGSIDCMHWQWKNCPTAWKGMYSRGTDKPTIVLEAVASQDLWIWHAFFGAPGTCNDLNVLDQSPVFNDIIYGRAPEVSYYVNGNEYNLAYYLTDGIYPEWATFVKSIPQPQHPKHRLFAQKQEGARKDVERAFGVLQSRFAMIKNPTLLWSKGKIAYIMRACLIMHNMIVEDERD from the coding sequence atggcatcttcttccaacaaaTTTCACTACCATTATGACCCAAATAATGATAGTTTAAACCAATACTTTCAAGAGCAATTTAATAACCAATTTGAAGCTGTTGAAGAAGCTATTCCGGTGGAAAGGAAACCACGTGAATATATTGATAGAAAACGAGAAGAAGGGCATGAAcgtttgtggaacgattatttttctgataatccGACTTACAATGCTCACCACTTCCAGCGACGGTTTCGAATGAACAAGCCGttgttcttgcgtattgtgaatcgtctcagtgaagaagttccatattttaagCCAAAAAAGGATGCAACCTTCCGGAATGGTCTATCACCCCTACAACAATGTACTGCTGCAATTCGACTTTTAGCGTATGGGACTGCGACGGACTCGGTTGACGAATACATACGTCTTGCTGCTTGTACTgctcgtaaatgtttggaacattttgTCGTCGGGATAGTTGACTTGTTTGGCACTGAATACCTACGCCGACCAACAGCAGAGGATCTTCAAAGGTTACTATTTTATGGAGAACAGAGGggttttcccgggatggttggtAGCATTGACTGTATGCACTGGCAGTGGAAAAATTGCCCAACCGCTtggaaaggaatgtattcaAGAGGCACCGATaagccaacaattgttttggaggcagtagcttcacaagatctctggatatggcacgcattttttggagctccgggtacttgtaacgatttaaatgtccttgatcaatcaccagtatttaatgacattatttacggtcgagctcccgaagtttcgtactatgtcaacggaaatgagtataatttggcttactatctgacggatggtatttacccAGAGTGGGCgacatttgttaaatccatcccacaaccacaacatcCGAAACATCGTTTATTTGCACAAAAACAAGAAGGTgcacgaaaagatgttgagcgtgcatttggagtcttgcaatcTAGGTTcgccatgattaaaaatccaaCTCTTTTATGGTCCAAgggtaaaattgcatatataatgagagcatgtctcataatgcataatatgattgtcgaagatgaacgagat
- the LOC104759525 gene encoding uncharacterized protein LOC104759525 produces MKARKLQSIKISNRSPEVNHLLSADDSLFFTLANVKFAKKIKEILSLYEKVLGQAGNLVKSSITFGKKVKVENKTKVRHILNIHNEGEGGKYLGIPEQFGRKKSTMFQYIIEKVKEKTQGWNKKFLSSGGKKVLLKSVALAIPIYSMNVFKFPKENFQDINSCLAKFWWNSSESNNSMHWLAWERLGTPKRSGGLGFRDLELFNDALLGKQSWRLMQQAHSLMVKLPSDPPRPPRPRGNIIPTILSEWNMTTPTSWNTEKLTEQVHPDDLELIQRIKLYSQDNYDILGGHYTKTGIYPVKLSYHLAVQLD; encoded by the exons ATGAAAGCGAGAAAATTACAAAGTATCAAGATCAGCAATAGAAGTCCTGAGGTCAATCATCTTCTTTCCGCTGATGACTCCCTATTTTTTACTCTTGCAAATGTGAAATTTGCAAAGAAAATCAAGGAGATATTGTCGTTATATGAGAAAGTATTAGGGCAAGCTGGTAACTTGGTCAAATCATCTATCACCTTTGGCAAGAAAGTTAAAGTAGAGAACAAAACCAAGGTACGACACATTCTTAATATCCACAACGAAGGAGAAGGAGGTAAATATTTGGGAATTCCTGAGCAGTTTGGTCGAAAGAAAAGCACTATGTTCCAATATATCATTGAGAAAGTCAAAGAGAAGACCCAAGGTTGGAACAAAAAGTTTTTATCCTCTGGAGGCAAAAAAGTTCTTCTTAAATCAGTTGCATTAGCCATACCGATCTATTCCATGAATGTCTTCAAGTTCCCAAAGGAAAATTTTCAAGACATCAATAGCTGCCTCGCTAAGTTCTGGTGGAATTCCAGTGAGAGTAATAATAGTATGCATTGGTTAGCTTGGGAAAGACTTGGAACTCCAAAAAGATCTGGAGGCCTTGGATTCAGAGATTTAGAGCTGTTCAATGATGCTTTATTGGGGAAACAATCTTGGCGATTAATGCAACAAGCTCATAGCCTAATGGTCAAG TTGCCATCAGACCCTCCACGACCCCCCAGACCAAGAGGGAATATAATACCAACTATACTGAGTGAGTGGAACATGACTACTCCAACATCATGGAACACAGAGAAATTAACAGAACAAGTTCATCCAGATGATTTGGAGCTAATTCAGCGAATCAAGCTCTATTCACAAGATAATTATGATATACTAGGCGGGCATTACACCAAGACTGGTATATACCCTGTTAAGTTGTCTTATCATCTTGCAGTCCAACTTGATTGA